In one Nomascus leucogenys isolate Asia chromosome 13, Asia_NLE_v1, whole genome shotgun sequence genomic region, the following are encoded:
- the C13H20orf141 gene encoding uncharacterized protein C20orf141 homolog, with product MTRLCLPRPEAREDPIPVPPRGLGAAEGSDRPVCPRVSPWGPSWAQLLDIVLGLGTLGLTIRAVFSTTGPALLLFLVSFLAFDLLHRPAGGTLPQRKLLTRGQSQGAGEGPGQHEALLLQMGTVSGQLSLQDALLLLLMGLGPLLRACGMPLTLLGLAFCLHPWA from the exons ATGACCCGGCTCTGCTTACCCAGACCCGAAGCACGTGAGGATCCGATCCCAGTTCCTCCAAGGGGCCTGGGTGCTGCGGAGGGATCAGATAGACCAGTGTGTCCACGTGTATCCCCCTGGGGCCCTAGCTGGGCCCAGCTCCTGGACATTGTCCTAGGGCTGGGGACACTAGGACTGACAATCCGGGCAGTCTTTTCCACGACTGGCCCAGCCCTGCTACTGTTTCTGGTCAGCTTCCTCGCCTTTGACCTGCTCCATAG GCCCGCAGGTGGCACTCTGCCACAGCGCAAACTTCTCACCAGGGGCCAGAGTCAGGGGGCTGGTGAGGGTCCAGGACAGCATGAGGCTCTACTCCTGCAAATGGGTACAGTCTCAGGACAACTTAGCCTCCAGGAcgcactgctgctgctgctcatgGGGCTGGGCCCGCTCCTGAGAGCCTGTGGCATGCCCTTGACCCTGCTTGGGCTGGCTTTCTGCCTCCATCCTTGGGCCTGA
- the TMEM239 gene encoding transmembrane protein 239 isoform X1 produces MRVGTWICLPGHPGRCRKQHDLGNCPEVPGISKALALSPGAPAMMQQLRVETDIIGAGEGPQQAVPWSAWVTRHGWVRWWVSHMPPSWIQWWSTSNWRQPLQRLLWGLEGILYLLLALMLCHALFTTGSYLLSSLWPVVAAVWRHLLPALLLLVLSALPALLFTASFLLLFSTLLSLVGLLTSMTHPGYTQDLDQ; encoded by the exons ATGAGAGTGGGGACTTGGATCTGCCTGCCAGGCCATCCTGGGCGCTGCAGGAAGCAACATGACTTAGGTAACTGCCCAGAG GTCCCAGGCATCTCCAAGGCCCTGGCCCTCTCCCCAGGTGCACCAGCCATGATGCAGCAGCTGCGAGTGGAGACAGATATCATCGGGGCTGGCGAGGGGCCACAGCAGGCAGTGCCCTGGTCAGCCTGGGTCACAAGGCACGGCTGGGTGCGCTGGTGGGTGAGCCACATGCCCCCGAGCTGGATCCAGTGGTGGAGCACCTCGAACTGGCGGCAACCGCTGCAGCGCCTGCTGTGGGGTCTGGAGGGGATACTCTACCTGCTGCTGGCACTGATGTTGTGCCATGCACTCTTCACCACTGGCTCCTACCTGCTGAGCTCCTTGTGGCCCGTCGTGGCCGCGGTGTGGCGCCACCTGCTACCGGCTCTCCTGCTGCTGGTGCTCAGtgccctgcctgccctcctcTTCACGGCCTCCTTCCTGCTGCTCTTCTCCACACTGCTGAGCCTCGTGGGCCTCCTCACCTCCATGACTCACCCAGGCTACACTCAGGATTTGGATCAATAG
- the TMEM239 gene encoding transmembrane protein 239 isoform X2: protein MMQQLRVETDIIGAGEGPQQAVPWSAWVTRHGWVRWWVSHMPPSWIQWWSTSNWRQPLQRLLWGLEGILYLLLALMLCHALFTTGSYLLSSLWPVVAAVWRHLLPALLLLVLSALPALLFTASFLLLFSTLLSLVGLLTSMTHPGYTQDLDQ, encoded by the coding sequence ATGATGCAGCAGCTGCGAGTGGAGACAGATATCATCGGGGCTGGCGAGGGGCCACAGCAGGCAGTGCCCTGGTCAGCCTGGGTCACAAGGCACGGCTGGGTGCGCTGGTGGGTGAGCCACATGCCCCCGAGCTGGATCCAGTGGTGGAGCACCTCGAACTGGCGGCAACCGCTGCAGCGCCTGCTGTGGGGTCTGGAGGGGATACTCTACCTGCTGCTGGCACTGATGTTGTGCCATGCACTCTTCACCACTGGCTCCTACCTGCTGAGCTCCTTGTGGCCCGTCGTGGCCGCGGTGTGGCGCCACCTGCTACCGGCTCTCCTGCTGCTGGTGCTCAGtgccctgcctgccctcctcTTCACGGCCTCCTTCCTGCTGCTCTTCTCCACACTGCTGAGCCTCGTGGGCCTCCTCACCTCCATGACTCACCCAGGCTACACTCAGGATTTGGATCAATAG